In the genome of Gymnogyps californianus isolate 813 chromosome 23, ASM1813914v2, whole genome shotgun sequence, the window AGTGGTGAAACCATGTCTCCTAAGCACAGGTGAGAGAATATGGGAAATACACAGAAGGTATCTCAGTGCTGATGTGagccttgttttttcttctgtgagcgCGGATCTGTCTCTCCAGGTGCAGGAATTCACTGCTCTTTGCAGTGATGTGGCATCGTATAGCCTTAACTTCCTCGGCCGTGGATTTGTCGGGGCCTGGGTCCTGTCATGCCAGTGTAGGATCGTTGCTGGCACCAGATAAATCTGTACGGCTACTAAGTATGCCCAGAGCACTCGAGGGGACCTGCCATTAATCACAGCGCTACCTCTTAGGGAAAACGTTAGGGAAACTCGGTCACAGTTTAAGAAATAGGGTCATTTCATCAAATTGGGGAAATGGAGTGGAATTGATCCATTTTTCAGGAATGGGAGAATGGTCACAGGAAGCCTGATAAACTGGGATGCTTCCTTTCCTGGCCGAAACCGGGCTCCTGAGCCTCGAAGTGAATCGCAGCAAGCGGTGCAGCTAAAGCCTCTCTCTACCAAGAACGCGTGGCTGCTTTCTGGAGCTgtctgcagctcctcctgcctgctgggctACTGTTGTCCGCAGAACAGTGCCACTGACCTGTCAGCCCTCAGTACTTTGTCTGCAGAACTCCGTCTAGGGTCTAGGACGCTTCTGGGCCGGCATTTGCTGAGATACAAGTAAAATTTTCTTCCCGTATTAAAATTGGCAACATAAATCCTGCTCGAGCAGATAAAGATAGCACTTTTTGGCAGCTTATGGTGTAAGTTCAGATTGGAAAAGGCGTAATACATGCTTGTCCCAGGATAGCAGGAGTATTTGATAAGTTGCAAGAACCACAAATGTGTTCTTGTTAGGAAAGTCAGGCTCGAATACTAGTGTGTGAGAGATCAGAGTAACTGCTGCTGTGTACTGCCTTCTCGTGTAGACTGACCTGGCTTTTCTTTCGTGACATACCGTTCAGGATGTATTTCCCTTGTTACTGTTTCTTTATCTCCAATGCCTTAAGTCAATAAAGATAGCAGAAAGAGAACTGGAGTATACTCATAAAAAGCCTATAGCTTAGACAGAAATGCCTTGTCTTCCCGAAGCTGAATCTCTTATCTCTCTGGAGATAGAGAAGGGTAGGAATTTTCCCCAATTCCTTGCTATATTTGCTTTTAGTCTGAAGATCTGTGTAGTGCTGGTGTTGTATGTACTGCCTAAATAACACGAGCATGTTTCAATGTTACAGACTCCATCCTGTGAAGCCAATGAATGCCACAGCAAACAAGTCTCAAAGTAAAAACCTGACTGTCATCAGCACTATGAATGAAAAGCTGCTCGAGATGAACGTGAAGGTATGGAGAAAGTGCCGCTTTAAACCAAAACTTAAGCAGTAAATCGAACAGAGTTCGTGTATTTGAGACAGTTTGCTTAGGCTCATATCTCATATATCCtgagcagaaaaagaacagtgGTTATTAGACTGGGGAGGGGCATGAACTTTCCTTTTGTCAGTTCCCAAAGGTGGGGACAGCCTTTAGATATTCTTTTTCGTGCAAAACTGATGTGTAGTAGAACTGGCGCCTCTTGTTTGCGGAGGGGATTCTCAGTGGAGAGGGGTGCGGGGTGCTGTCTGACTCCCCAGCGGTGAGCGGGATGTGTGTGAGCCGTGAGGTGGCTGTGAGAGGAACGACGGGCGACTCACGGGCGATGCGACCCCTGGAAGACAGTCCCGTTGGTGACGTGTGGGAGCTGCGTACCGTGGATCTGCACGGAAGACTGGGCAAATTAATCACTGTTTATCATCAGACGTGATTAGTCCCCAAAGCTCATTTTCACCCTGAAATAAGTATGTGGCTCTTAAAGCCGAGAAGGTGGGAAAAGTAACCTCGGCGTGGCTGTTGCCTTGTAATGTGTTACGTTAATACCCTGTGCAGATCGAGAGACCAGGTGCCTGCCGTTAAAGCACGGCTTCTTCCTGAAAGCGTAGCTGTGCAGCTTGCGTAATCACTCAGATTTAAAGGAGCTTTTTGTATAATCTTGGCCTCAAAAGAGACCTCCAGGCTTGAGGCGTAGCTTAAAAGTCATGTTGATCAGAATGGCTAGAGGCATCTCTGGGTCAGCAGGGAAAAACCCTGGGTACCGTTATTGTCTCTTAAGGGTTTTTGGGGGAAAATGGAAAGTTAGTACCAAAATCACTGTAGTGCCTCCTTCTGGTGTaagtggaaaagaagaaaaggcgAGTTAAATGATTCAAACTGACATGTTGCTATTTTGAATGAGTTGAAAACTTGTAATTAGTATTCTGGTGTGCTGCTCTGATTCCACATAAGAAATTATGCTCGATCTAGTCACGCGAGCCTGTTGTATGCATACTCCCTGCAAAAGGAAAGCCTGGGCTGGCATCCTGGTTTAGCGTCTGAGAAGGTAGCTGGAGGAATTGGCAGAAGCTGCAAAGTACCTGTCAAGTTTGCCTGAGGGTTAAAAGCAGACTTTTCGGAGAAGCTGTGTTGTGATGTGTTTTCACAGTGATGACTACGATAAGAGGGAAATGCCAAAGGCCTAGGTGGGTGTTTCTTGCTGTTTAACCTGAACTTGGCTTTCCTAGCCTTTGGTGTGTTTTAAACAATAGCTGTCCCAGTGCTCGTCTACAAACGACGGTAGTTGATGGTGCGTGGCTGTAACTTCCATGCATCTTCGCTAAGCTGGATGGGCTGCTGCCTGGAGTCAGCATGACATTCTTTCAGCGTAAATTGGAGAAGAGTTGAATTACAGAACTGACATTACACAAGGATTTTATGCTAAAACCAATGGCCTGGTTACCATCCATAACGTCTGTCTCGCTCTGAGCCTGCCTTCTGTTCTGGAGAAGGCTGCCTAAGCTCTATAAATTCTGTCGCTGTGCCATAAGTAGCACGCGCTTACTCTGAGgcagctgctcttttttcctccaaatacTTTCAAAAAGCTCTTCTGCATTCTGGAAGTGTATGAGTAGATAGTGTTTTGTAGGAATTTTTCCAGGCTAGGTTTGCTAATAGCCCAAAAGGTGCTTTGTAGCAGAAAGCTTGCCTGGCCTGCCAGCCTCTCCCTGTCGTTGTTAGTGACTTGGCCGTTGCGCAGCttggctctgagcagcctgctctTCTTGATCCTAAACTGCTAATGACTGATGTTCCGAAATGTCATTTGGATggcacttatttttaaaaagatgtgaaGCACAGTAATACTTTCGAAGAGCAGCTGTGGTTCTGCAAACGCCGTGTGTAAAGTTGTTCGTTGGTGCTCTAAATCCCCCAAGCCAGCTACCAGATATCATTCTGTTGCTATTTTGAAATGCCCGTATGTCTGTAATGACcctgcctttcttctctctcgAAGAAATACGATCCTTCAGACCCTGCCTATGCTTATGCTCAGCTAACACATGATGAGCTGATCCAGCTGGTCTTGAAACAGAAGGATACAATTACCAAGAAAGATCTCCAGGTGCGTGAGCTTGAAGACTACATCGATAACTTGCTTGTCAGAGTCATGGAAGAAACCCCAAACATTCTTCGTGTTTCAACgtctggaaacaaaaaagctggAAAGATGTAAAGGCTCTCGGAATGTTGGTTGAACAAAGGACTGAGTTCCCACCAGTGGAGTCTGATGAACAAGGAGACGATGTGAAGTAGGTGGTACCGGTTGTGCTGCCCACAGAAAATGACCACTTGCCTGTTTCTGCCTTGAGCAACTCTCAGTTTGATTAGTAGATACATCAGGTCTTGTCTATGGTGTCCAGAAGTGGAGTCAACttatcatatttattttttggtttctttccatTATTTGGGAAGATTTGTTCAGGCATCTAATCCAAAGGCTGATTGCGATAGGAAGGATGAAGGGtttttgatgtgttttgctTGCCAGCAAGGCACTGATGATCCtttatgaagattttttttttaatggttttgtttcataGCAGCTTTGATAGACCAATTACTCTTCTTTCCATATCTTAAGTTGTAGTGCAATATAAAATCTTGTACAGTAGAGCTTGAGgatttgattgtttttaaaaaaaaatattaataactaCACTGGAGAAGTCCAAAGATGTGTGCTTCAGACCAGGGCTGTGTgggctgtattttaaaagtaattaatgCCCTAAAAGTTGAATGCAAGTTAAACCTTAGattggaaaggaagaagcaaagcTTAGTTACTCTCATCAAGTACATACTCTTTCAAAGCAGTCCTCCAAGGGGAAGGCTTACAGGTGGTTTTGGTATAGGAAACATTGAGGTGTCATGGTACGTTTGTCTACCATAGGAATGGTAGCAATGAATTTGGGCCGAAGGtgcattttaaatcagaagCTGTTCTCTTGTAGACTTCAAATTCCTGATTCGAAGGTCGTTCAAACGAGGGAGGCAAAGGTACGCCTAGTTTCTGTTCTGTAGTCTTAAATAGGTGTGGATTTCACAGTACACGTGTGTGGCCTGGGTCTCTTGCTGTATGGGAGTTCTGTGACGATTTTTCTTTTACACCATTGCagtttattaaatttaaatacctTGGATTTTGGAGCTGGGGCTTACCTTGGAACGACCTTCAAAGGTGATCAGTCTTACAACGCTCTCTTTCATGCATTCCTCATACAGCCAAGAGAGGAACCAAATCGCCCTCCCCGGGGATGGGAGCAGTCACAGCGCTAGTGCTCAAATCTCATTTGGTGTTCTTTGTGACTTGCTGCTCAGAATGGAATGAAAAATTTATGTAGCTGAGAAAGAGTGCTGGTTTTGCTAGACAATCGATACCTCTCAGTCTGCTTCCTTAATGTGTGGCTGCTTTGGAGCTCAATAGAGACAGGTATgttctcctccccacctcatCGGACAGCAAATAACAGCATAGCGCTATCGAGCAGCCACCACAACAGGCTTCCTCCATGGAAAAActaaatgtggctttttttttggcaagctCTTGTCAAAgatcaaaaaaaatcagatgcctCTTTGCATCTCTGGGATTTATCAGGGTTGCGAGAGTCCCTAAAAGGCTTAGAAGAAAGTTGAAATACGAAGAGTGGGTAGCAGAGGACCAAAGCAAACGCTCCTGCCTTCGCAAGTTGAAAGGGTCTGTTGGGTCACTCCTGGCCTAGCTCGGAAGGGGTGAGTTTCTAACTCAATTTTTCTACAGCAAAGCACTTTATTGAGGGACTAGACCCGCTGGATCGACTATCAACCTGTTAGTAGTCTGCTTACTATTttcataaaacactgaaaaccgCTGGAGACTTctcaaatactgtatttttgtagTGAAAAGTAGTTTAATATATTTGCCTAGAGATGTATACATTTATTGGAAAATTCAAAAAATGCTGTTaactacatttttattactgtaaacTGACTAACTACCAAAGTCTGGAGCTTTTCTGACAGAGCTGTCCTTTGCGGGAAGCTTGAGTTGAAACAAGCCTTAAGCATTAAGAGTCTTCTAAGACTTCAGGTACTTTTttctaatcttatttttatttgagcaGATGGCTTCAGTGAAGgggttatttcttttctgctgtacCCTTTTCTGTGAATGAAGGGTCTGAAACGCAGAAGGTCTTAGTGGCATCTTCAGCTCTTGGCTGGTGGTTTTAATTTTGAGTGGTACTGGTTGGCCTTatggaaaactgctgctgcttctcgTGCCTTGAAATAGTGAGGAAGATGAAGGATTAATTTGTTTCCTCGGTGGATCTCTGGAGAGAAACGGTTGCCTATACCTCACTAATAAACTTGTCTTCTAGACTTTATTCCACAGCTTTCTGATGTTCTAGGTCAGAGAGTCAGAAAAACCGGTTGTGCCTTTGAACGGTGACTTAACAGTTCAAAAATCAAAAACGGTATTATCGGTAACGATAACTGGACACGTGGGAAGCAAGACTGGACTCTTGCTTTTTGCTGGCctcattttaaagcaatatgGGTACTACTGAGTCGCTGGCTGCTGAAGGCACCACGGTGCTGTGTGCGATGCTTTCGGAGTATGGATTTTATGAAGTTTGGATCCTGTGCATGCCTCTTGGCAAGAATGTGCATCTTGAAGTTACGTGCACAGAAACAAAGCGGTAATATGTGCTCTTAGTGGTCTCCTTAGAGATGAAGCTTTAAAACTTGTAATATCCTCTCCTGGCAGCCTTTTTTGCCGGTTACAGCCGTGTCCCTTGAGGTGGACCCTGGGTTCTGTCTGGCTTTTTGCCTCTGGGGTTGTTCTCTCTGGTGGTTGCAGGCGTCGAGCCTCCTGCCAGAGCAGCACGGGCGCTGCTGCAGGGTCACGGTCCTGCACCAGCCACAGCCATGGCTGTGAAAGCATTGCACAAACCTTGTACCTCAGTCTTTTATTGGCAATACTACTTAAAGACTTTCTTTGGCATAAGGGGACTGGCATTTTATGTCCGGCGAGGTGCTTCACCTTGACTTTGAGGGCCTTAAGAATCAAatgtattgttttattattgaaggatctgaatgtatttttccctgtttatacTGTCTGCTTTTAGCCTGGGTacctatttgtttttaaatgccttttggTTTCATGgaacactaaaataaaaatatcttaaatccAGCGTTCTGAtcactttgtcttttttctgaaagagcagTTTCAAAAGGACCTCATCCCCTCCTCGtgaccagctctgctgccccaAACTCCTCATCCTCAAGGTATTTTTGGGCTAGTTCCATCCCTGCAAGCTATCCGGGCAGGAAGTTCACGGTAAACACCTCGCAGGGTGGGGAAACCTGATGGACGAGCTCATCCGCATCGTCAGAATCGAGAGTTTctgtgaagcaaaaaaaaaaaaaaaaatatgtgcgAAAAGGTTCTTGGCCAGGAGCCAGTTCAATCACCCCAGTCACAGCACGGGTCCCCCGGGCCCTAATTGTAATGGCCTTCAAATTGTGGgatgaaaagagaggaaatcaGCCTCCTGCTGTCTCGGGGCCATTTAGCCCGAAACCTGTCTGCGCTGCAGCAGCCCTGAGTGCTGTTATTGCCCTCATCCTCCGCTGATGATGAAAGGCGGATGGGGGGGCCACCCGGAGCCCCCCAGCACATGGGGGCTCAGGGGAGGGACGGGGCTCGGCCCTGGCAGCTCTAACGAGAACGGGGACGATGAGCTGCGGCTGATGAGTCTCCCGAGGGGAAGGTTTTTATGATTTCGCGGTTCCCCGCTGAGCGAGGGAGCGCGTTATCCCCTCggtccctctcccttcccctccgcGGGTAcccgggagccgccgccgccgccgcctgcccggGGACGACGGGTCCGCCTGGGCGGAACTGGCGGATCCCGGAACGCGGCGTGCGAGGGGCGGCGCCTCGGCCGGGCGGGCGGTGGAACGGACCGCAGGCGGCGCCGCTATTGGTGGGCGGCGGTGCGCCCGCCCCAGCGTTCCccctgcgcggcggcggcggcggcgatgGCGGCGCGGggcagctgccccggctgcgGCTCCGCGGCGCTGGTGGAAGACGCGCACTACGCGCAGCAGCAGCTGGTCTGCGCCGCCTGCGGCTGCGTCCTCGCCGAGGGGCTCCTCACCACCACCTACGCCGACGAGGAGCACCTGCGAGGtgggaccgggaccgggaccggcGGGGGTCTGCCCCGGCGGGGTCACCGGCacggcggggagcggggcgagCGTCCCGGGAGCGTTTGTATTCGGCCTGGTGCAAAACTGTCGGTGAAAAGCTTGTTTGGACCATTCTGAGCCGGTCTGAGCAACGAAGCACTCCGCAGGCAGCCATTTTAGTCCGCCAAGGGGCCGTTGTCCTTCCGCGCTCTGCAGGTCTGCAGGTTTCTCGGTGTCAGAAGGGCCTCTGTGTGGAGGGCAAGGCTGGGCGCTGCCAGGATTACAccagccgcttccccctccctccctaaGCAAAAGACCGGCATGGTTTTTCCATTATGGGATCAGACCGACAGCACTTCCCTGCCAAGTTTTAGGCTTGGAACTGGTGGTGAGCTGCTCTTTGGCATTTAAATCTCTTATAAGTGTAGGGGAGCAGCCCCGAGGCCGTTTGCTGGCTCTGTAGAGAAGCAATGGCTTGAAGGGATCCTGCTCCTCACTATTACTTAACCTGTGCGGCCCGCTCTTGTTCGGTGGCCTCAAAGACCTGTCAATTCTGATAACTGAAATCCAGTACCATGGGCATCTGGTTGCCCAAAATCTAAATGACACTGTCCCCCAGCGTCACTGCGAGATTATCTGGCCTGACACTGGCTGTTTTTCAGAGGTGGCGTATTCCCAGAGCACCGGCCagaaggagcagctgagccGCTGCCTGCAGCGAGGTAAGAGCGTGCCGTTCGGTTTCCTTCATACGCCGGTTCTCTCTTGCTGCCGCTCTAGTTTGTTTAACACGTTTCTAATGCTCTCTAAAACGGTAAAAGCCTTTGGAGCTGGCAGTAAAGCATGAAGGCGGCAGTTAGTTCTGCAGCCAGCCAGTGCCTGCCTTCAGCAAACTGCCTCACCTGCGCTGAGGGACTTGGGAGATATTTTCACgctgtctgcagggctgcaggaacTGGTTTGCTCTCGTGCCTTTGCCCGGGGCTGGGTGAATGCTGGCTGCACTGTGATATTGAGGAGAGGTGTGTATCAGAAGCTGCTTGAGCTGATGTTTAAGGGCAGTGTCTTCTCACAGGGATCAGGCGGGTCCAGGATCTCTGTAAAGTCCTCCAGCTCCCGACGGTGTTTGAGGAAACGGCGGTGTCGTACTTCCAGAGAGCTCTCCAGCACACCGCCTTCCACCTGGTCAGTCTGGAGAAGAAGGAGCTCCTGGGGGGCTGCTGCGTCTTCGTGACTTGTCGACAGCACAACTGGCCCCTGACGATGGGGACGATCTGCTCCCTCCTTTACGCGAAGCAGGAGCTGTTTGCCAGCGTCTACCTGAGCCTTCAGAAAGAGCTCGGGCTCTCTGTGCCGGCCCTGAGCCTGGCAGATCTGGTGAAGACGCACCTGAACAGGTAACGGGGCCCCTTCCAGCCATTGCAGAGTCCTACGTTTGACACCGGTGGGTGGAAAAGCTTCTGAAACGCAGCCGTGGCCAGGGCAGAAGTCCACAAGCACAGACAGGGCGACCTGTGCTGTCACACAAGGATGTTGTTGCTGAGTGCACTGAGGCAAAACCAGATCGTCTGGAAAAGTATTCCCTCGGACAGTTCGCAGCCCTGCGTGCTAAGGCGGGGGGGCGTATCTACTGGGAGCCCGTTAGGCTGGGCGGCAGTACTGGTGCAGCAGCATCTGAAACTCGTGATCGGGGAGGGCACGCTGTTATCCCTTGAATGACAAACGTCATCGGGTTCTTGCTCCAGCCGGCGATCGGAGTACAACAGAGTAGCCCCGAGGTGGATGTCAGCAGGACTGGTGTTTGCTGATGGGCTGGGGGGAATGGCCACGAGTGTGCTGGGGTTTTTACAGACTGTGATGGCTTTTTTGCCTCCCTTGTCACAGTCTGGGCTGTGattcttctcttcctgcccCTTTCTCCTCAGTTTGGAGAGGGCAGTGAGGCACTTAGCGAGGTAACATGAGCAGAAGCCCATCGCAGGAGCAGGGTGTGTTTGTCCTAAAGGACCTTactgcagccagctcccacATCGAGCTGGATTACTGAGGTGGTGAGGCTTCCCTGTGCCCCGGTGCTAACGAGGGGCTCTTTGCTCTTTCAGTTTTCGGCTATTCCAGCACGCGGCCGACGTCCCTGCCCCGTTTGTGGAGGACAAGGAGAAGATGGTCACCCGAACGATGCAGATCGTGGAGCTGGCCAGCGAGACGTGGCTGGTCACCGGCCGTCACCCTGTTCCCATCGTCACGGCCGCGGCCTTCCTGTCGTGGCAGTCGCTGCAGCCCGCTGCCCGCCTCACCTGCACTTTCGCGCGGTTCTGCAAGCTGGCGGGTGTTGATCTGCCGCCGCCGGCGCACCTGAGGCTGAAGGAGCTTCTCGAGATCCTCCTGAGAATGGCCTCCCAGCTCGCTTGGCTGAGGGTGTTTAACATGGACAAGAAAACAGTGGTCAAGCACATCGGGGACCTGCTGCAACACCgcattttcctgctgaaaaacGCCTTCTGCctggaggatgaggaggagcagcagcgtGCTGCGGCCCCGGGCGAGGGCTCCGCCGGCCCTCCTCCGGTGGCAGGAGCGGCAGCGCAGGAGGAGGGCTGTCCCTCGGAAGGGAAACGCCAGCGTGAGGGCGGCCCAAGGCCCTTGCTGCCACCCTGCCTCATCAATCCAAGGAAAAGACTGCGGACAGCAGCCCCGAGCGCTTCGGACTCTGCCATCACCGGCGACGAGCCCATCTCCGACAGCGAAATCAAGCAGTACCTGCGGGGCCCGGAGGAGATCCGGGCCTTCAGGAAGGCCAAGGCCTGGCCGTGAAGACGGTCGTCTCCAGCGTGGTCCAGAGGACGGTGCTGCCAGACACCGGGGCAGCAGGGACTGTGGGACCAAAAGTGTGAAACCCGACAGTGACAGAGCCATCGCACGCTGCAGGGACAGTCGCCCGAGGGAGCGGGGTtgtggggagggagcgggcCGTGTCCTCTTTCATGTTCTGGACCAAAATGGGGCTTTTTATGGAGTAACTGCTTTGGGTtgtgttctgtttctgttagaaataaacagaagcGCAGGTGCCAGGACGGGTTTCCGGATTCTCTCGCTTTGCAGCCTCTGGTGAAAGGTGTTTTGGTGCGTCCCAGTCCTGCAGGGCAGCGTCACGAGTGAGTCTGGTGAGCCCGTGGACTTAGGGCAGGGTGAGGCCCAGGGAAGGTCTCCAGCACCTTCGTTGGCGCTGGTTTTCCATAGCGCTGCTCCGGCTTTTCCGGGGTGGTCTCACCTTCTTGTGCTTCACCTCCTTTGACAGAATGGGTTTGTGAGCGGGTCAAGGAGAGACCTGAACTTGCTGAGAGAAAACTACCCCCGACTCCGTTAAACAAGGGATGGGACGCTGCTGGAAGCTGTGGGAAAGGCACAGCTTTGGATTGTGTGTGTGCAGCGCTGCTGGCTGTTCACGGCAGCGTGCTGCTCGCTCAGTGCCCTCTCCGTGCCCGGCGGCCTGTTGTATTTGAATGCAAAGCCTGCGAGAAATAACGGTAAGTCTTGGCAGATTGGCAAATCtttaatatattaaacaaaacatatCTGCTAGAAACAttctatttatataaaaatgcaaaaagaccCCTTTAAAGACACTTCTTTGGCAtactttcccctccctctcccacgTATATTGCAAGAAGCTCTTTGTTGATATGTCATTTGCTTGTAATGtaaacagacaaaagaaaaaagtgtaattaaTAATACAAAGCTTTTTATATAATACTGTCACAGTGCAGCAAGCGTATATAACAACTCAGCATCAGCAAGACCGTGTAGGCTGCGGTATCGACAATAAGgatttaaattgtattaaataCCAGGCGCAGAGAAAGGTGGTTTCAGCCGTCGGTTGGGCAGAGAAGTCGAGGCAGGCGGGGAGCGGCAGAACCGCGTTAAGCCCGGGGTGCCCCAGCCCTGCGGGGTGAGGGTTCCCCGAGGGTTTCCGAAGGTGAGACAAATCTGCCACCAAGTGCAGCTTCCTCCACTGCCTTCTTGctcccgctccccgccggccccTGCCTGGTCCTCGCAACCCCTCGGGAGGTAGCTAAATAATTAAACTCATTTGCAGGCGGAAGAAAACTGAGGCGGGGGAGGCTGGAAAGGGCAGAGGAGGCACCAGGCTTCCATCCCGCTTCCTCTGCATCACTCTTAGGGCTGCGGTCGGCGTCAGCCGGGCTCAGTGCCGGGCGAGGGGTGAAATGCAGCCCCGGTCCAGCGTGGGCAGGCAGCAGGTAGAGCTGTACTGCACCAGCACGGGGCTGGGGTGCTCCTTGCCCGGCTGCAGGGTAAGCAACCTCCTCTTGTTTCAGGAAACCTTCCAGACCTGGCAGGGGACAACTCCCAGagcctgctgctgtctgcagtgtGGCTTTTTTATATGCATGCtagaaaaaaggggggggactTGTTtctaaatggggaaaaataagtgCTTATCCAAGTTCCAGCCCTTTGAACGTGTTAACTGTCCAAGGA includes:
- the BRF2 gene encoding transcription factor IIIB 50 kDa subunit isoform X2, producing MVFPLWDQTDSTSLPSFRLGTGEVAYSQSTGQKEQLSRCLQRGIRRVQDLCKVLQLPTVFEETAVSYFQRALQHTAFHLVSLEKKELLGGCCVFVTCRQHNWPLTMGTICSLLYAKQELFASVYLSLQKELGLSVPALSLADLVKTHLNSFRLFQHAADVPAPFVEDKEKMVTRTMQIVELASETWLVTGRHPVPIVTAAAFLSWQSLQPAARLTCTFARFCKLAGVDLPPPAHLRLKELLEILLRMASQLAWLRVFNMDKKTVVKHIGDLLQHRIFLLKNAFCLEDEEEQQRAAAPGEGSAGPPPVAGAAAQEEGCPSEGKRQREGGPRPLLPPCLINPRKRLRTAAPSASDSAITGDEPISDSEIKQYLRGPEEIRAFRKAKAWP
- the BRF2 gene encoding transcription factor IIIB 50 kDa subunit isoform X1; the encoded protein is MAARGSCPGCGSAALVEDAHYAQQQLVCAACGCVLAEGLLTTTYADEEHLREVAYSQSTGQKEQLSRCLQRGIRRVQDLCKVLQLPTVFEETAVSYFQRALQHTAFHLVSLEKKELLGGCCVFVTCRQHNWPLTMGTICSLLYAKQELFASVYLSLQKELGLSVPALSLADLVKTHLNSFRLFQHAADVPAPFVEDKEKMVTRTMQIVELASETWLVTGRHPVPIVTAAAFLSWQSLQPAARLTCTFARFCKLAGVDLPPPAHLRLKELLEILLRMASQLAWLRVFNMDKKTVVKHIGDLLQHRIFLLKNAFCLEDEEEQQRAAAPGEGSAGPPPVAGAAAQEEGCPSEGKRQREGGPRPLLPPCLINPRKRLRTAAPSASDSAITGDEPISDSEIKQYLRGPEEIRAFRKAKAWP